Genomic window (Nitrospiraceae bacterium):
CCTATCATGGATTTTATTTTGCTTGGATTTTCAGTAACGTTAATGCCAAAAACACTAACATCTCCTGATGTAGGGAGCATAAAACAGTAGATGATGCCCATAACTGTTGTCTTGCCGGCTCCGTTAGGCCCGAGAAAACCAAAACATTCGCCTTTCTTTATCTCGAAATTCAGATGGTTAACTGCTCTAAAATGCCCATAGTCTTTGACAAGATTTTTTACTTCTACAATATTCATATAGTGAATATTATACACACTTCTCTGACAGGTTAATGAAGCTTAGATTTCAGGAAAGATTTTCAGTTTAAAAATACCAAAGAAATTCTAATTCAGTCTTCCTTCTTGTTTCAGGCGGTTTATTATTTCCTGAATCTTAGACATAGCTTCAAATGCAGCTTTTTCGCCTTCAAGAACTGCTTCGTGTCTTTTCGAAAAATCAGAACTTGCTATGTAGCCGACCTTGGGCTTTATCACAATATCAGCTTTCGCAAGCTGTATCGCAGAGAGCTTGGAGTACATGATGTTAATTGACTGTAGTATCGTTTCAATAGTGCTTTGAGGCAAAGTTGTATCAACATCTCCTGATATATCCACTACAATCACAATATCCGCACCAAGCATCTTTGCAGCATCAACAGCAACAGGACTGACAACGCCGCCGTCAACATACATCTTCCCTAAAATATTTACCGGTTTGAATATCCCAGGGATAGAACAGCTTGCCCTTACGGCAATTCCTGTGTTGCCTGTTCCAAATATCATCTCTTTGCCGGCTTGTATATCTGTCGCAACTGCATAAAAAGGAATCTTTAGTTTTTCGAGAGGGGTATTTCTGATTGTTTTGTTCACATAATCCTGAAGCTTCTCGCCTTTTATAAATCCATTGTCAGGCAAGAA
Coding sequences:
- a CDS encoding patatin-like phospholipase family protein; this translates as MLRYARFLAVLSLFSFLYACTTAKDEIKPPPKPAKIAVVLGAGASKGFAHIGVLKVLEANKVPIHMIIGTSAGSFVGALYSYGYNAFELQKISFAIEKGDIVDLFLPDNGFIKGEKLQDYVNKTIRNTPLEKLKIPFYAVATDIQAGKEMIFGTGNTGIAVRASCSIPGIFKPVNILGKMYVDGGVVSPVAVDAAKMLGADIVIVVDISGDVDTTLPQSTIETILQSINIMYSKLSAIQLAKADIVIKPKVGYIASSDFSKRHEAVLEGEKAAFEAMSKIQEIINRLKQEGRLN